One Oryza brachyantha chromosome 3, ObraRS2, whole genome shotgun sequence DNA segment encodes these proteins:
- the LOC102713527 gene encoding pentatricopeptide repeat-containing protein At2g30780-like: MAIAAARWRLWRGLTTAAVGVEEDTGALLARLVAEPEHRVKATMEEASSASAPGAFWEPLAAALLRASSPVKAHLVLEWKLEKLVKEAIHDCEPYTVIIRYCRETKNAAFAMKVFECVEELGIQLNTGIFNALIDAFLSVGDLLAATTLYETMEDMEDCKPNSATYDAFISAFSRLGSSHAMMSWYLASKDAGFTPSIEAFESLITGFVKLNRLDDAELVFEEMICFEIKPNIAILETKLVLLSRRKDPNRVKVFLELLSDGNQELSEATVERLTRLCLYEDKTDELEQLLSLVQGMHLGSLTKLHCGIVRFYANADRLSDMEHAIFRMLDNGIIFACSEDVEAVICSYFRHKDFDRLDLFLNQIQSLYKLTRSTYDVLISGYQRFNLHGRLDSAIKDMRDAGFV, encoded by the exons atggcgatcgccgccgcgcgctggCGTCTGTGGCGCGGGCTGACGACCGCGGCCGTAGGGGTGGAAGAGGACACCGGCGCTTTGCTCGCCCGCCTTGTCGCCGAGCCGGAGCACCGGGTGAAGGCGACGATGGAGGAGGCCAGCAGCGCCTCGGCGCCGGGCGCCTTCTGGgagcccctcgccgccgccctcctccgcgcgTCGTCCCCGGTGAAGGCGCACCTC GTCTTAGAATGGAAGCTAGAAAAGCTAGTCAAGGAAGCGATCCATGATTGTGAGCCCTACACAGTAATAATCCGTTACTGTCGAGAGACGAAGAATGCAGCGTTTGCGATGAAAGTATTTGAATGCGTGGAGGAACTGGGAATTCAGCTGAACACTGGCATTTTCAATGCCCTTATCGATGCTTTCTTGTCGGTAGGAGATCTCCTTGCTGCAACTACCTTATATGAGACTATGGAAGATATGGAGGATTGCAAGCCCAACTCCGCTACATATGATGCATTCATCTCTGCATTTTCACGGCTTGGTAGTAGCCATGCAATGATGAGCTGGTACCTGGCATCAAAGGATGCAGGATTTACTCCTAGTATCGAGGCCTTTGAATCTTTGATCACAGGTTTTGTCAAGTTGAACAGGCTAGATGATGCTGAACTGGTATTTGAAGAAATGATTTGCTTTGAAATTAAGCCAAATATTGCTATATTGGAGACCAAGCTTGTGCTGCTTTCAAGAAGGAAAGACCCTAATAGGGTAAAAGTATTTTTGGAACTTTTAAGCGATGGAAATCAAGAGTTGAGTGAAGCTACAGTGGAGAGGTTAACAAGATTATGTCTGTACGAAGACAAAACTGATGAACTGGAGCAGTTGCTTTCCCTAGTACAAGGCATGCACTTGGGTTCTTTAACTAAGCTGCACTGTGGAATTGTCAGGTTCTATGCTAATGCTGATCGCTTGTCAGATATGGAGCATGCAATTTTCCGGATGTTGGATAATGGCATAATTTTTGCCTGCTCAGAGGATGTTGAGGCTGTTATCTGTTCTTATTTTCGTCACAAGGACTTTGATAGGTTGGATCTGTTCTTAAACCAAATCCAAAGTTTGTACAAACTCACCCGGTCTACTTATGATGTATTGATTTCTGGATATCAGAGGTTCAATTTACACGGAAGGCTTGACTCAGCCATAAAGGATATGAGGGACGCTGGGTTTGTGTGA
- the LOC121053895 gene encoding transcription repressor OFP15-like, with the protein MLGCFSRLRRPAPAGAAPAPMAQSDEASTSSTSAGGAASTAETSPCSSSSSVRCKDLSGGGEVHRHRRHAVEEDDVDGGGGGAVAKNPSALSDSGLSSAIASRRFFLSSPGRSNSIVDSSAHGGPAVGVVGAAGVAVPTYSPDPHADFLTSMEEMVAALRLDARRRRDRARLHELLLCYLALNDRRAHKYVVSAFTDLLLRLTAAANLDDDEPPRHLHQSH; encoded by the coding sequence ATGCTGGGCTGTTTCTcccggctgcggcggccggcgccggcgggggcggcgccggcgcccatGGCGCAGTCGGACGAGGCGTCGACGTCGTCTACctcggcgggcggcgccgcctccaccgcggagacctcgccgtgctcgtcgtcgtcctccgtcCGGTGCAAGGACCtgagcggaggcggcgaggtacaccgacaccgccgccacgcggTTGAAGaagacgacgtcgacggcggcggcggcggcgccgtcgccaagAACCCCTCCGCGCTGTCCGACTCCGGGTTGTCGTCGGCAATCGCGTCCCGccggttcttcctctcctcgccCGGCAGGTCCAACTCTATCGTCGACTCGTCGGCGCACGGCGGCCCGGCCGTGGGCGTGGTGGGAGCTGCCGGGGTGGCGGTGCCGACGTACTCGCCGGACCCGCACGCCGACTTCCTCACGTCGATGGAGGagatggtggcggcgctgcggctggacgcgcgccgccgccgcgacagGGCGCGGCTCCACGAGCTGCTGCTCTGCTACCTCGCGCTCAACGACAGGCGCGCCCACAAGTACGTCGTCAGCGCCTTcaccgacctcctcctccgcctcaccgccgccgccaacctcgacgacgacgagccgccgcgccacctgCACCAGTCACACTGA
- the LOC102713804 gene encoding uncharacterized protein LOC102713804 → MRIHPSPATTAGGKKDLRRLPHVYSKVLELPLPADTDVRVLEGPDAFHFVAAAAGMGAAGEVRVRTVRIHPGVVRVVVQAGAGGVEDDDDMELDKWRSRLPEGSCPAMAVAGYVNGQLVVTVPKGRDGSEGDNEGGDEAWRCCNGGKISSRLVVVQ, encoded by the coding sequence ATGAGGATCCACCCATCGCcagccaccaccgccggcggcaagAAGGATCTCCGGCGGCTGCCGCACGTGTACAGCAAGGTGCTGGAGCTGCCGCTGCCCGCGGACACCGACGTCAGGGTGCTCGAGGGCCCCGACGCGTTCcacttcgtcgccgccgccgccggcatgggcgccgccggcgaggtgcgcGTGCGCACCGTCAGGATCCACCCCGGGGTCGTCAGGGTGGTTGTGCAGGCCGGTGCCGGAGGCGtagaggacgacgacgatatGGAGCTCGACAAGTGGAGGTCCCGGCTGCCGGAGGGGAGCTGTCCGGCGATGGCCGTGGCCGGCTACGTCAACGGGCAGCTCGTCGTCACCGTGCCCAAGGGGCGTGACGGCAGTGAAGGCGACAACGAAGGCGGAGACGAGGCCTGGAGGTGCTGCAATGGAGGAAAGATTAGTAGCAGGCTCGTGGTTGTACAGTAG